Proteins encoded by one window of Fusobacterium varium:
- the glmU gene encoding bifunctional UDP-N-acetylglucosamine diphosphorylase/glucosamine-1-phosphate N-acetyltransferase GlmU codes for MKLKTLILAAGKGTRMKSELPKVIHKVNGVPMISKIISVLNGLEPEENILILGHKKEEVLKVVGEEADYVVQTEQLGTGHAVIQAKEKLADYDGDVMVLCGDTPLLREETLRDLYNFHKESGAVTTILTSIYENPFGYGRIVKEDGLVKAIVEEKEATPEVKKIKEVNAGVYCFNSRELFNALAKINNNNEKGEYYLTDVIGIQVGEGKKVQSFVLEDNMEILGVNSKVELAQASEVLRGRKNLELMENGAILIDPKATYVEESVKVGKDTVIYPGAVLQGDTVIGENCEILGTTRIIDSVLGNNIRIESSVIEESQIDDYVTMGPFAHLRPKTHLKEKVHIGNFVEVKKSTLEKGVKAGHLTYLGDAQVGEDTNIGAGTITCNYDGKNKFKTVIGKNSFIGSDSMLVAPVNIGENSLVGAGSVITKDVPENSLAVSRSKQIIKNDWRK; via the coding sequence ATGAAACTAAAAACATTGATTTTAGCTGCGGGAAAAGGAACTAGAATGAAATCAGAACTTCCAAAAGTTATTCATAAAGTAAATGGAGTTCCAATGATTTCAAAAATAATAAGTGTTCTTAATGGATTGGAGCCAGAAGAAAATATATTAATACTTGGACATAAAAAAGAAGAGGTATTAAAAGTAGTTGGAGAAGAGGCAGATTATGTTGTTCAAACTGAACAATTAGGAACTGGACATGCTGTAATACAAGCAAAGGAAAAACTTGCTGATTATGATGGAGATGTAATGGTTCTTTGTGGAGATACACCACTATTAAGAGAGGAAACTTTAAGAGATTTATATAATTTCCATAAAGAGAGTGGAGCTGTAACAACAATACTAACATCTATATATGAAAATCCATTTGGATATGGAAGAATAGTTAAAGAAGATGGATTAGTAAAGGCTATTGTTGAAGAAAAAGAGGCAACTCCAGAGGTTAAAAAGATAAAAGAGGTAAATGCAGGAGTTTACTGTTTCAATAGCAGAGAGCTATTTAATGCTTTAGCTAAGATAAATAATAACAATGAAAAAGGTGAATACTACCTAACTGATGTTATTGGAATACAAGTAGGAGAAGGAAAAAAAGTTCAAAGCTTTGTATTAGAAGATAATATGGAGATATTAGGAGTTAATTCAAAAGTTGAATTAGCACAAGCTTCAGAAGTTTTAAGAGGAAGAAAAAATCTTGAACTTATGGAAAATGGAGCTATATTAATAGATCCAAAAGCTACTTATGTAGAGGAAAGTGTAAAAGTTGGAAAAGACACTGTAATCTATCCTGGAGCTGTACTTCAAGGAGATACAGTAATTGGAGAAAATTGTGAGATTTTAGGAACTACTAGAATTATAGATAGTGTTCTTGGAAATAATATAAGAATAGAGAGTTCAGTAATTGAAGAGAGTCAAATAGATGACTATGTAACAATGGGACCTTTTGCTCATTTGAGACCAAAAACTCATTTAAAAGAAAAAGTTCACATTGGAAACTTTGTGGAAGTTAAAAAATCTACTCTTGAAAAAGGAGTAAAAGCTGGGCATTTAACATATTTAGGAGATGCTCAAGTTGGAGAAGATACTAATATAGGAGCAGGTACAATTACTTGTAACTATGATGGTAAAAACAAATTTAAAACAGTTATAGGTAAAAATTCATTTATAGGAAGTGATTCAATGTTAGTTGCTCCTGTAAATATTGGGGAAAATTCTTTAGTAGGAGCTGGATCTGTTATAACTAAAGACGTTCCTGAAAATTCATTAGCTGTATCAAGAAGTAAGCAAATCATTAAAAATGACTGGAGGAAATAA
- a CDS encoding glutamate--tRNA ligase translates to MEKRVRTRIAPSPTGDPHVGTAYIALFNLAFAKVNNGDFILRIEDTDQNRYTAGSEQMIFDALHWLDLSYAEGPDVGGEYGPYRQSERFEIYGDYARQLVEKGGAYYCFCIQDRLEKLRERQKAMGKAPGYDGHCRSLTKEEIQAKLDAGEPYVIRLKMPYEGETVIKDRLRGDIVFENNKIDDQVLLKADGFPTYHLANVVDDHLMGITHVIRAEEWIASTPKHIQLYKAFGWDAPEFIHMPLLRNADRTKISKRKNPVSLNWYRDEGYLKEGIVNFLGLMGYSFGENKEIFTLQEFVENFNIDKVSLGGPVFDLVKLGWVNNHHMRLKDLDELTKLTVPFFQKQGYVGENVSEKEYEAIKKMVAILRESAQTMKQIAVEAACYYQDEFELPVVTEEMNKKERKSVEKLNASIEDPVGKEAIKLFISKLEKWEKEEFTVDEAKDLLHSVMDEMGEGPAKVFMPLRAVITGQARGADLFNVLYIIGKTRTLNRIKTMVTKYNVL, encoded by the coding sequence ATGGAAAAGAGAGTAAGAACAAGAATAGCGCCATCACCTACTGGAGACCCACACGTAGGAACAGCCTATATTGCACTTTTCAACTTAGCTTTTGCAAAGGTAAATAATGGAGATTTCATATTAAGAATAGAGGATACTGACCAGAACAGATATACAGCAGGATCAGAGCAAATGATTTTTGATGCATTACACTGGCTTGATCTTAGCTATGCAGAAGGTCCAGATGTTGGTGGAGAGTATGGACCATACAGACAATCTGAAAGATTTGAAATCTATGGAGATTATGCAAGACAATTAGTAGAAAAAGGTGGAGCATACTACTGCTTCTGTATTCAAGACAGACTTGAAAAATTAAGAGAAAGACAAAAAGCTATGGGAAAAGCTCCTGGATATGATGGACATTGTAGATCTCTTACTAAAGAAGAAATTCAAGCTAAATTAGATGCTGGAGAACCTTATGTAATCAGATTAAAAATGCCTTATGAAGGGGAAACAGTTATAAAAGATAGATTAAGAGGAGATATCGTATTTGAAAATAATAAAATAGATGACCAAGTTTTATTAAAAGCAGATGGATTCCCTACTTATCACCTAGCAAACGTTGTAGATGACCATTTAATGGGAATTACTCATGTAATAAGAGCTGAAGAATGGATAGCTTCAACTCCTAAACATATTCAATTATATAAAGCATTTGGTTGGGATGCACCTGAATTTATTCACATGCCTCTACTTAGAAATGCAGATAGAACAAAAATATCAAAAAGAAAAAATCCTGTATCATTAAACTGGTATAGAGATGAAGGATATCTAAAAGAAGGAATTGTAAACTTCTTAGGATTAATGGGATACTCTTTTGGAGAAAACAAAGAGATATTCACATTACAAGAGTTTGTTGAAAACTTCAACATTGATAAAGTTTCACTTGGAGGACCAGTATTTGACCTTGTAAAACTTGGATGGGTAAACAACCACCACATGAGATTAAAAGATCTTGATGAACTTACAAAATTAACTGTTCCTTTCTTCCAAAAACAAGGATATGTTGGAGAAAATGTAAGTGAAAAAGAATATGAAGCTATTAAGAAAATGGTAGCAATTTTAAGAGAATCAGCACAAACAATGAAACAAATAGCTGTTGAAGCAGCTTGTTACTATCAAGATGAATTTGAACTTCCAGTTGTTACTGAAGAAATGAACAAGAAAGAGAGAAAAAGTGTTGAAAAATTAAATGCTTCTATTGAAGATCCAGTTGGAAAAGAAGCTATAAAACTATTTATCTCTAAACTTGAAAAATGGGAAAAAGAAGAGTTCACAGTTGATGAAGCTAAAGATCTTCTTCATTCAGTAATGGATGAAATGGGAGAAGGACCAGCAAAAGTATTTATGCCTTTAAGAGCTGTAATCACAGGACAAGCTAGAGGGGCAGATCTATTCAATGTACTTTATATCATAGGAAAAACAAGAACATTAAATAGAATTAAAACTATGGTTACTAAATACAACGTGTTATAA
- a CDS encoding ribose-phosphate pyrophosphokinase: MLKSENVKIFAGTSNVELAKRIADCYGLPLGEAEVVRFKDGEVFVKIDETVRGRDVFVVQPTSEPVNENLMELLVFIDALKRASAKSINVIIPYYGYARQDRKSSPREPITSKLVANLLTTAGASRIVTMDLHADQIQGFFDIPVDHMQALPLMVKYFMKKGLYGDDVVVVSPDIGGVKRARKLAEWLDCKIAIIDKRRPKPNMSEVMNLIGEVQGKTAIFIDDMIDTAGTITNGASAIIERGAKEAYACCTHAVFSDPAIERLAASPLKEIIVTDSIALPERKKLDKITVLSVDEIFSEAISRIVNNQSVSELFEKVEGKRTNK, translated from the coding sequence ATGTTAAAATCTGAAAATGTTAAGATTTTTGCTGGAACATCAAACGTAGAATTAGCTAAGAGAATAGCAGATTGCTATGGACTACCACTAGGAGAGGCTGAAGTAGTTAGATTTAAAGATGGAGAAGTATTCGTTAAAATTGACGAAACAGTAAGAGGAAGAGATGTATTTGTTGTTCAACCTACATCTGAACCAGTAAACGAAAACTTAATGGAATTACTTGTATTTATCGATGCATTAAAAAGAGCATCTGCAAAAAGTATCAATGTAATTATCCCTTACTATGGTTATGCTAGACAAGATAGAAAATCAAGTCCCAGAGAACCAATTACTTCTAAATTAGTAGCAAACTTATTAACAACAGCAGGAGCAAGCAGAATAGTTACTATGGACTTACATGCTGACCAAATTCAAGGATTCTTTGATATCCCAGTTGATCACATGCAAGCACTACCATTAATGGTAAAATACTTTATGAAAAAAGGACTTTATGGAGATGATGTAGTTGTTGTTTCTCCAGATATCGGAGGAGTAAAAAGAGCAAGAAAACTTGCTGAATGGCTAGATTGTAAAATAGCTATCATCGACAAAAGAAGACCAAAACCAAATATGTCAGAAGTAATGAACCTAATCGGGGAAGTTCAAGGAAAAACAGCTATATTTATAGATGACATGATCGATACTGCAGGAACAATAACAAATGGAGCTTCTGCAATTATAGAAAGAGGAGCTAAAGAAGCTTATGCTTGTTGTACACACGCTGTATTCTCTGATCCAGCTATTGAAAGATTAGCAGCTTCACCTTTAAAAGAAATTATAGTTACTGACTCTATAGCTTTACCAGAAAGAAAGAAACTTGATAAAATAACAGTTCTTTCAGTAGATGAAATCTTCTCTGAAGCAATTAGCAGAATTGTTAACAACCAATCAGTTTCTGAATTATTTGAAAAAGTTGAAGGAAAAAGAACAAACAAATAA
- a CDS encoding tetratricopeptide repeat protein: MLGAELLKTEIFRDYSNKDLIKEEESLRFSLLENPQDIEKLRELAIVLYNKKDYSGAINLYERLAKMKPESYEVFAFLGYLYYEEENYAKSIENYDIALEINPTSSFVYFLLGNSYSRAGLIKDAINSYDFAIFLDLDIYTAHLDFARKYEAIGQKEKALKEYIIAYEIDPRDKKIAEDIARLKSELGRG; encoded by the coding sequence TTGTTAGGAGCAGAATTATTGAAAACAGAAATATTTAGAGATTATAGCAACAAAGATCTTATTAAAGAAGAGGAAAGTTTAAGATTTTCACTTTTAGAAAATCCTCAAGATATAGAAAAATTAAGAGAATTAGCAATAGTATTATATAATAAAAAAGATTACAGTGGAGCAATCAATTTATATGAAAGATTAGCAAAAATGAAACCAGAAAGTTATGAAGTTTTTGCTTTTTTAGGATATCTTTATTATGAAGAAGAAAATTATGCTAAATCAATAGAAAATTATGATATAGCATTGGAAATAAATCCAACAAGTTCTTTTGTTTATTTTTTATTGGGGAACTCTTATTCAAGAGCAGGATTGATTAAAGATGCTATCAATAGTTATGATTTTGCTATATTCTTAGATTTAGATATATATACTGCACATTTAGATTTTGCAAGAAAATATGAGGCTATAGGACAGAAAGAAAAAGCTTTAAAAGAATATATTATAGCTTATGAAATAGACCCAAGAGATAAAAAGATAGCTGAAGATATAGCTAGATTAAAATCTGAGCTTGGAAGAGGTTAA
- the pcp gene encoding pyroglutamyl-peptidase I, whose amino-acid sequence MKVLITGFDPFGGEKINPAWEAVRALPDNIDGIEVVKLQIPTVFKKSAKKLFENIDSVKPDVVICVGQAGGRYEFSVERVAINVDDGRIPDNDGYQPVDSPVFEDGENAYFSTLPIKAIVEEVKKAGIPAAVSNTAGTYVCNHIMYSLLYYLNKNNLNIKGGFIHVPFIPEQVVEKKNTPYMELTRITKALEISIKAIRDYEKDLVISGGKEF is encoded by the coding sequence ATGAAAGTATTGATAACAGGTTTTGATCCATTTGGAGGAGAAAAAATAAACCCAGCTTGGGAGGCAGTAAGAGCATTACCAGATAATATAGATGGAATAGAAGTAGTAAAATTACAAATACCAACTGTATTTAAAAAATCAGCAAAAAAACTTTTTGAAAATATAGATAGTGTTAAACCAGATGTAGTTATTTGTGTAGGACAAGCTGGTGGAAGATATGAATTTTCTGTAGAGAGAGTAGCAATCAATGTAGATGACGGAAGAATACCAGATAATGATGGATATCAACCAGTAGATTCTCCAGTTTTTGAAGATGGAGAAAATGCTTATTTTTCTACTTTACCAATAAAAGCTATAGTTGAAGAGGTTAAAAAAGCTGGTATTCCAGCAGCAGTATCAAATACAGCAGGAACATATGTATGCAACCATATTATGTATTCTCTACTTTATTATTTAAATAAAAATAATCTAAATATAAAAGGAGGATTTATTCATGTTCCTTTTATACCTGAACAAGTAGTTGAAAAGAAAAATACACCTTATATGGAATTAACTAGAATAACTAAAGCATTAGAGATCTCTATAAAAGCTATTAGAGATTATGAAAAAGATCTTGTTATATCTGGTGGAAAAGAGTTTTAA
- a CDS encoding DnaJ domain-containing protein, with translation MMQSISLGFILIIFLFIGVTFGFNRAVASIPFLFFIFVLVWFFGWFVMAFWPLILIIVLINYLSNKNNPKTTKRRTYYYKFDRTEDFDEFFRKAGQQSGGYSYGGSTGGNPFGYAEDKTKYYKVLGVNPNATKEEIKKAYRELVKQHHPDKFTNAPEEERAYHEKRIKEINEAYDKLSKDFS, from the coding sequence ATAATGCAGAGTATTTCATTAGGTTTTATATTGATTATATTCCTATTTATAGGAGTAACATTTGGGTTTAATAGAGCAGTAGCTTCAATCCCATTTTTGTTTTTTATATTTGTATTAGTATGGTTTTTTGGTTGGTTTGTAATGGCATTTTGGCCGCTTATATTGATAATAGTACTTATAAACTATCTGTCAAATAAGAATAATCCTAAAACGACAAAGAGAAGAACATATTATTATAAATTTGATAGGACAGAGGACTTTGATGAGTTTTTCCGTAAGGCTGGGCAACAAAGTGGAGGGTATTCATATGGAGGTTCAACTGGAGGAAATCCTTTTGGTTATGCAGAGGATAAAACAAAATATTATAAAGTGTTAGGTGTTAATCCTAATGCAACAAAAGAGGAGATTAAAAAAGCTTATAGGGAGTTGGTAAAACAACACCACCCAGATAAATTTACAAATGCTCCTGAGGAAGAAAGAGCATATCATGAGAAAAGAATAAAAGAGATAAATGAGGCTTATGATAAATTATCAAAAGATTTTTCTTAA
- a CDS encoding DUF979 domain-containing protein has protein sequence MVNTILEIMYIFCGIVLIVCGIYALNDKGNSKRLGSALFWILFGILFMAGPYLNKALVGAMLLVMGILTATKSVSVGSLINSSEEFRKAKAKEIGNKIFIPAISVGVGAFAVAQFTKLGGLVGLGIGALVGLILTMIVTKENPKYIPYDSSRMLQQMGPTVILPQLLGALGAVFAKAGVGEVIATMMGGVIPEGSRLFGVIGYCVGMAIFTMIMGNAFAAFAVITAGVGVPFVIGLGANPALVGALGLTAGYCGTLMTPMAANFNIVPTSILEMKDKNGVIKAQIPQALILLVLHIVVMYFFAF, from the coding sequence ATGGTAAATACTATATTAGAAATTATGTATATATTCTGTGGAATTGTTTTAATAGTATGTGGAATTTATGCTTTAAATGATAAAGGAAATAGTAAAAGACTAGGAAGTGCTCTATTTTGGATATTATTTGGTATTTTATTTATGGCAGGACCATATTTAAATAAAGCTTTAGTAGGGGCTATGCTATTAGTAATGGGAATTTTAACAGCTACTAAAAGTGTATCAGTAGGATCGTTGATTAATAGTTCTGAAGAGTTTAGAAAAGCTAAAGCAAAAGAGATAGGAAATAAGATTTTTATACCAGCTATATCAGTTGGAGTGGGAGCATTTGCAGTAGCTCAATTTACAAAATTAGGTGGACTTGTAGGATTAGGAATAGGAGCATTAGTTGGACTTATTTTAACAATGATTGTAACTAAAGAAAATCCTAAATATATTCCATATGATTCAAGTAGAATGTTACAACAAATGGGACCAACAGTTATATTACCACAACTTCTAGGAGCTTTAGGAGCTGTATTTGCTAAAGCAGGAGTAGGAGAGGTTATTGCAACTATGATGGGAGGAGTTATTCCAGAAGGAAGCAGACTTTTTGGAGTAATTGGTTACTGTGTGGGTATGGCAATATTTACAATGATAATGGGAAATGCCTTTGCAGCTTTTGCAGTAATAACAGCAGGGGTAGGAGTTCCTTTTGTTATAGGACTTGGAGCTAATCCAGCATTAGTAGGAGCTTTAGGATTAACAGCAGGTTATTGTGGAACTTTAATGACACCTATGGCAGCAAACTTTAATATTGTTCCAACATCTATATTGGAGATGAAAGATAAAAATGGAGTAATAAAAGCACAAATACCACAAGCATTGATATTATTAGTATTACACATAGTAGTAATGTATTTCTTTGCTTTTTAG
- a CDS encoding threonylcarbamoyl-AMP synthase has translation MDKKEYNALNINYEEIERYLRAGKLIIYPTDTVYGVGGIIESEETIENIYKAKERNFKSPLIVLVSDVEKIEKIAYINEKNREKIEKLIKRFWPGGLTIILKRKDNVPDIMVSGGATVGVRMPEHEIALNIISRAGGMLPTTSANISGEATPKSYLELSEEFKSRVDIIVDGGECPIGSASTIIDMSDEPKILRLGAISVEEIEKVIGKINGEEKN, from the coding sequence ATGGATAAAAAAGAATATAATGCTTTAAATATTAATTATGAAGAGATTGAAAGATATTTGAGAGCAGGAAAATTAATAATCTATCCTACAGATACAGTGTATGGTGTAGGGGGCATTATAGAATCAGAAGAAACTATAGAAAATATATATAAAGCTAAAGAGAGAAATTTTAAATCTCCATTGATAGTATTGGTAAGTGATGTGGAGAAAATAGAGAAAATAGCTTATATAAATGAAAAAAATAGAGAAAAAATAGAAAAGTTAATAAAAAGATTTTGGCCAGGTGGACTTACAATAATTTTAAAAAGAAAAGATAATGTACCTGATATAATGGTTTCAGGAGGGGCAACAGTTGGAGTTAGAATGCCAGAACATGAAATTGCTCTAAATATAATATCAAGAGCTGGAGGAATGTTACCAACAACAAGTGCCAACATTTCAGGAGAGGCTACTCCTAAAAGTTATTTAGAACTTTCTGAAGAGTTTAAAAGTCGGGTAGATATAATAGTTGATGGTGGAGAGTGTCCAATTGGAAGTGCCTCTACTATAATAGATATGAGTGATGAGCCAAAAATATTGAGGCTAGGTGCCATATCAGTTGAAGAGATAGAAAAAGTGATTGGAAAAATTAACGGGGAGGAAAAAAATTAA
- a CDS encoding DUF969 domain-containing protein → MIKLIGVLIIVIGFMLKLDTIAVVLVAGLATGLVAGMGFVEILEVLGGAFVSTRYMTLLLLTLALVGILERNGLRERAEMCISKLKGATCGKVLSIYVVIRTIAAILSLRIGGHVQFIRPLVYPMAKGAAEKEGKLSVELDEELKGHVNAVENYGNFYGQNGFIAGAGVLLIVGTLKELGISNIEAYSVAKSSLIMAVLSVIISIIRNYMFDMKIKRSK, encoded by the coding sequence ATTATAAAATTAATAGGAGTACTAATTATTGTAATCGGATTTATGTTAAAACTTGATACTATAGCAGTTGTTTTAGTAGCAGGATTAGCTACTGGACTTGTGGCTGGTATGGGATTTGTTGAGATTTTAGAAGTTTTAGGGGGAGCATTTGTTTCAACTAGATATATGACACTTTTACTTTTAACTTTAGCTCTTGTAGGAATACTTGAAAGAAATGGATTAAGAGAGAGAGCAGAGATGTGTATTTCAAAACTTAAAGGTGCAACTTGTGGAAAAGTATTAAGTATCTATGTTGTAATTAGAACAATAGCAGCTATCTTATCTTTAAGAATAGGAGGACATGTTCAATTTATTAGACCACTAGTTTATCCAATGGCTAAAGGAGCAGCAGAAAAAGAAGGAAAACTTAGTGTAGAATTAGATGAAGAGCTAAAAGGACATGTTAATGCAGTAGAAAACTATGGAAACTTCTATGGACAAAATGGATTTATAGCAGGGGCAGGAGTATTATTAATAGTAGGAACTTTAAAAGAATTAGGAATCTCAAATATAGAGGCTTACTCTGTAGCTAAATCTAGCTTAATAATGGCAGTTCTATCAGTAATAATTTCTATTATTAGAAACTATATGTTTGATATGAAGATAAAAAGAAGTAAGTAG
- the trpS gene encoding tryptophan--tRNA ligase: protein MKRSLSGIQPSGILHLGNYFGAISQFVKNQNSGNYEGFYFIADYHSLTSLTDPKALKENSYNIVLDYLALGLDPQKSTIFLQSDIPEHVELSWLLSNVTPVGLLERGHSYKDKIAKGFSPNAGLMTYPILMASDILIYDTDVVPVGKDQKQHLEMTRDIAMKFNQQYRVDLFKLPEPLILDSVAVIPGTDGQKMSKSYGNTINMFASKKELKKQVMSIVTDSTPLEEPKNPDNNIAKIYALFASIEKQNELKEKFLAGNFGYGHAKTELLNAILEYFGEAREKREKLVENRAYVEEVLHEGAKKARAIAREKVMRAKEAVGLIGNAYR from the coding sequence ATGAAAAGAAGTTTATCTGGTATTCAGCCCAGTGGTATTCTACATCTAGGAAACTACTTTGGTGCTATTAGCCAGTTTGTTAAAAATCAAAACAGTGGGAATTATGAAGGATTTTATTTCATAGCTGACTATCATTCTTTAACTTCTCTAACTGATCCAAAAGCTTTAAAAGAAAATTCATATAATATTGTTTTAGATTATCTTGCACTAGGTTTAGATCCTCAAAAATCTACAATATTCTTACAATCAGATATCCCTGAACATGTTGAATTATCTTGGCTTCTTTCAAATGTAACTCCAGTAGGATTACTTGAAAGAGGACATTCATATAAGGATAAAATTGCTAAAGGATTCTCACCAAATGCTGGACTTATGACTTATCCTATTCTTATGGCATCTGATATTCTAATCTATGATACAGATGTTGTTCCAGTAGGAAAAGATCAAAAACAACATCTTGAGATGACTAGAGATATTGCAATGAAGTTTAACCAACAATATAGAGTTGATCTATTTAAACTTCCAGAACCACTAATTCTTGATTCAGTAGCTGTTATTCCTGGAACTGACGGACAAAAAATGAGTAAATCTTATGGTAATACTATCAATATGTTTGCTTCTAAAAAAGAGCTTAAAAAACAGGTTATGAGTATTGTTACAGATTCTACTCCACTAGAAGAGCCTAAAAATCCAGATAACAATATAGCTAAAATCTATGCACTTTTTGCTTCTATTGAGAAACAAAATGAACTAAAGGAAAAATTCCTAGCTGGAAACTTCGGTTATGGACATGCTAAGACTGAGCTTCTTAATGCTATCTTAGAATACTTTGGAGAAGCTAGAGAAAAAAGAGAAAAACTTGTAGAGAACAGAGCTTATGTTGAAGAAGTACTTCATGAAGGAGCTAAAAAAGCTAGAGCTATTGCTAGAGAAAAGGTAATGAGAGCTAAAGAGGCTGTTGGACTTATTGGTAATGCTTATAGATAA
- a CDS encoding ROK family protein, with protein sequence MNYYAGVDLGGTNTKIGILNREGDILKSRIIKTLSAEGVDNTLERIWKTIQELAQELDINIKNIKGIGLGIPGPVLEQSIVAFFANFPWERNINIKEKLEKLTGIETKLDNDANIIALGEAKYGAAKGSKSSVTVALGTGIGGGIYIDGKLVSGAKGAGGEVGHMKIVKDGKLCGCGQRGCFEAYVSATGLIREAVSRLTVNKQNLLYKMIDGDLMKLEAKDIFDAAREGDAFSLDLVDYEAEYLALGIANILNIINPEVVVLGGGVALAGDILLNPLREKLSKYALPVTLEELKIVQGVLGNEAGIKGAVGLFN encoded by the coding sequence ATGAATTATTATGCTGGAGTAGATCTAGGAGGAACAAATACTAAAATAGGAATTTTAAATAGAGAGGGGGATATTTTAAAAAGTAGAATAATAAAGACTTTATCAGCAGAGGGAGTAGATAATACTTTAGAGAGAATTTGGAAAACAATACAGGAGTTAGCTCAAGAACTTGATATAAATATAAAAAATATTAAGGGAATTGGGCTTGGAATACCTGGACCAGTGTTAGAACAAAGTATAGTAGCATTTTTTGCTAATTTCCCTTGGGAAAGAAATATCAATATAAAAGAGAAACTGGAAAAACTTACAGGAATTGAAACAAAACTTGATAATGATGCCAATATTATAGCTTTAGGAGAAGCTAAATATGGAGCAGCTAAAGGAAGTAAAAGTAGTGTAACAGTGGCACTAGGAACAGGAATAGGTGGAGGAATCTATATAGATGGTAAATTAGTTTCTGGGGCTAAAGGTGCAGGTGGAGAAGTAGGACACATGAAAATAGTAAAAGATGGAAAACTATGTGGATGTGGACAAAGAGGATGTTTTGAAGCATATGTTTCTGCTACTGGATTAATAAGAGAAGCTGTTTCAAGATTGACAGTAAATAAACAAAATCTTCTTTATAAGATGATAGATGGAGATTTGATGAAACTAGAAGCTAAAGATATTTTTGATGCAGCTAGAGAGGGAGATGCTTTTTCATTAGATTTAGTAGATTATGAAGCAGAGTATTTAGCTTTAGGAATAGCTAATATTTTAAATATAATAAATCCTGAGGTTGTAGTTTTAGGTGGTGGAGTAGCTTTAGCTGGAGATATTCTATTGAATCCATTGAGAGAAAAATTAAGTAAGTATGCTCTACCAGTAACTTTAGAAGAATTGAAAATAGTTCAAGGTGTATTAGGAAATGAAGCTGGGATTAAAGGAGCAGTTGGATTATTTAACTAA